A single Vigna radiata var. radiata cultivar VC1973A chromosome 8, Vradiata_ver6, whole genome shotgun sequence DNA region contains:
- the LOC106769878 gene encoding protein NRT1/ PTR FAMILY 4.5, with the protein MGDKEVKGGFRASMFIFVLVALDNMGFVANMASLVLYFYGVMHFDLSNSANTLTTFLGSTFLLSLVGGFISDTYFNRLTTCLFFGSLEVLALVMLTVQAGLDHLHPDSCGKSSCVKGGIAVMFYTSLYLLALGMGGVRGSLTAFGADQFDEKSPREAKALASFFNWLLLSSTLGSIIGVTGVVWVSTQKAWHWGFTIATLASSIGFLALALGKPFYRVKTPGQSPILRITQVIFVAFKNRKLPLPESHEELYEVYESAKLERIAHTNQMRFLDRASILEQNIEPQAWKVCSVTQVEEVKILTRMLPILASTIIMNTCLAQLQTFSVQQGNMMNLKLGSFTVPAPSIPVIPLLFMCILIPMYEFLFVPFARKITQHPSGVTPLQRVGVGLVLSFISMAVAGIVEVKRRDQGIKDPSRPISLFWLSFQYAIFGIADMFTLVGLLEFFYREAPETMKSLSTSFTYLSMSLGYFLSTVFVDVINAVTKRVTPSKQGWLHGLDLNQNNLNLFYWFLAILSCLNFFNYLYWASWYKYKADEDSNSMVNLNTFKSVDEEEKKNGKVKAKESSQTSEANTEGPSSSDETDDGRNSREWKHR; encoded by the exons ATG GGAGACAAAGAGGTAAAGGGTGGATTCAGGGCTTCCATGTTTATCTTTG TGTTGGTAGCATTGGACAACATGGGTTTTGTAGCAAACATGGCGAGCTTGGTTCTATACTTTTATGGGGTGATGCACTTTGATCTCTCCAACTCTGCCAACACCCTGACAACCTTTTTGGGCTCAACTTTCTTGCTCTCTCTAGTTGGTGGTTTCATCTCGGACACATACTTCAACAGACTAACCACATGTTTGTTTTTCGGATCACTCGAAGTTTtg GCTTTGGTAATGCTCACAGTTCAAGCTGGTCTGGACCATTTACACCCAGATTCTTGTGGCAAGTCGAGCTGTGTCAAAGGTGGCATAGCTGTCATGTTTTACACGTCATTGTATTTATTGGCTTTGGGCATGGGAGGAGTGAGAGGTTCCTTGACTGCATTTGGTGCTGACCAATTTGATGAAAAGAGTCCAAGAGAAGCAAAGGCTCTTGCAAGCTTCTTCAATTGGCTTTTGCTCAGTTCAACCTTGGGATCAATTATAGGGGTCACTGGGGTTGTTTGGGTTAGCACCCAAAAGGCTTGGCACTGGGGCTTTACCATAGCAACACTTGCTTCCTCCATTGGCTTTCTCGCTCTTGCTCTTGGCAAGCCATTCTACCGCGTCAAAACTCCTGGTCAAAGCCCCATTTTGAGGATTACTCAA GTTATTTTCGTGGCTTTCAAAAACCGGAAGCTACCACTGCCAGAGTCACATGAAGAACTTTATGAGGTCTATGAAAGTGCTAAATTAGAAAGGATTGCACATACCAACCAAATGAG GTTTCTAGATAGGGCAAGCATTCTTGAACAAAACATTGAGCCACAAGCATGGAAGGTGTGTTCAGTGACGCAAGTAGAAGAAGTAAAGATCCTGACAAGAATGTTACCAATATTAGCAAGCACCATTATAATGAACACTTGTTTAGCACAGCTTCAAACATTCTCAGTTCAGCAGGGGAATATGATGAATCTGAAACTTGGTTCTTTTACTGTGCCAGCTCCATCAATTCCAGTGATCCCCCTGCTTTTCATGTGCATCCTAATTCCCATGTATGAATTCTTGTTTGTGCCATTCGCACGAAAGATCACTCAGCACCCTTCTGGGGTTACTCCACTTCAAAGAGTTGGTGTTGGGTTAGTACTTTCTTTCATTTCAATGGCAGTAGCTGGTATAGTAGAAGTGAAAAGAAGGGATCAAGGAATAAAGGATCCTTCAAGGCCAATAAGTCTGTTTTGGTTATCTTTCCAATATGCTATATTTGGAATTGCAGACATGTTCACTCTTGTAGGACTCCTAGAATTCTTCTACAGGGAAGCACCTGAAACAATGAAATCACTGTCAACTTCTTTCACATATTTGTCTATGTCTCTTGGTTACTTCTTAAGCACAGTCTTTGTGGATGTCATCAATGCTGTAACCAAAAGGGTCACCCCAAGCAAGCAAGGATGGTTGCATGGCTTAGACTTGAATCAAAACAACCTTAACTTGTTCTATTGGTTTTTAGCAATCCTAAGctgtctaaatttttttaactaccTTTACTGGGCCTCTTGGTACAAGTACAAAGCTGATGAAGACAGCAATTCAATGGTGAATTTGAATACTTTCAAAAGTGTTgatgaggaagaaaagaagaacgGAAAAGTTAAGGCTAAAGAAAGCAGCCAAACAAGTGAAGCCAACACTGAGGGACCCTCCTCCTCTGATGAAACAGACGATGGAAGGAACTCTAGAGAATGGAAACACAGATAA
- the LOC106769664 gene encoding flap endonuclease 1, which translates to MGIKGLTKLLSDNAPKSMKENKFESYFGRKIAVDASMSIYQFLIVVGRSGTEMLTNEAGEVTSHLQGMFSRTIRLLEAGMKPVYVFDGKPPDLKKQELAKRYSKRADATEDLSEALESANKEDIEKFSKRTVKVTKQHNDDCKRLLRLMGVPVVEAPSEAEAQCAALCKAGKVYAVASEDMDSLTFGAPKFLRHLMDPSSKKIPVMEFEIAKILEGLNLTMDQFIDVCILSGCDYCDSIRGIGGQTALKLIREHGSIENMLENINKERYQIPDNWPYQEARQLFKEPMVLTDEKELDIKWTSPDEEGLMTFLVNENGFNSDRVTKAIEKIKAAKNKSSQGRLESFFKPTANPSVPIKRKETPSNNAKETNKKAKGAGGRKKK; encoded by the exons ATGGGTATTAAG ggtttaacTAAGCTTTTGTCGGACAATGCTCCAAAGTCCATGAAGGAGAACAAATTCGAGAGCTACTTTGGTCGCAAGATTGCTGTTGACGCCAGCATGAGCATTTACCAGTTCCTT ATTGTCGTTGGAAGAAGCGGAACCGAAATGCTCACTAATGAAGCCGGGGAAGTTACCAG TCATTTGCAAGGGATGTTTTCGCGGACAATTAGACTTCTAGAAGCTGGGATGAAGCCAGT ATATGTTTTTGATGGGAAGCCACCAGATTTGAAGAAACAAGAGCTGGCAAAACG TTATTCGAAGAGGGCAGATGCTACTGAGGATTTATCAGAAGCCTTAGAG AGTGCCAATAAAGAAGACATTGAGAAATTCAGTAAACGGACGGTGAAG GTGACAAAGCAGCATAATGATGACTGCAAAAGACTTTTAAGACTTATGGGCGTTCCCGTTGTTGAG GCACCCTCAGAAGCAGAGGCTCAATGTGCTGCACTTTGCAAAGCTGGAAAG GTTTATGCTGTGGCTTCTGAAGACATGGATTCATTAACCTTTGGTGCTCCTAAATTTCTTCGCCATTTAATGGATCCAAGCTCAAAAAAAATTCCAGTGATGGAATTTGAAATTGCAAAG ATTTTAGAGGGGCTAAATCTGACCATGGACCAATTTATTGACGTATGCATTCTTTCTGGATGTGATTATTGTGACAGTATTCGAG GAATTGGGGGACAGACAGCTTTGAAACTCATACGTGAACATGGCTCGATTGAAAATATGCTggaaaacataaacaaagagag GTACCAAATACCAGATAATTGGCCATATCAGGAGGCCCGACAGCTTTTTAAAGAACCAATGGTCTTAACTGATGAAAAGGAACTTGATATTAAGTGGACTTCTCCAGATGAAGAA GGGTTAATGACATTTCTGGTAAATGAGAATGGCTTCAATAGTGATAGAGTGACTAAG GCAATAGAAAAGATTAAAGCAGCAAAGAACAAATCATCACAAGGCCG ATTGGAATCATTTTTTAAACCCACAGCAAATCCATCAGTACCGATTAAACGCAAG GAAACACCATCGAATAATGCTAAAGAAACTAACAAAAAGGCCAAGGGTGCTGGTGGTAGGAAGAAGAAATAA